A genomic segment from Aegilops tauschii subsp. strangulata cultivar AL8/78 chromosome 1, Aet v6.0, whole genome shotgun sequence encodes:
- the LOC109752196 gene encoding uncharacterized protein: MSSPTRRAQVPWSSIPTELAGVVLRRLPCHADRVRFAAVCKQWRASARQTSPPPHYPWLALPDRTFYSLPDSAFRPLPLHLDRHRQLPHAQSSCGEWLVFERYDGAYTLVSPFSMSTTILLPGLSDTYAPNVPLLVANDQPVPDMLKLVVCSDDLVAAIVNDNEALTYGSKLALCRPGASSWWSSRPDELRVLQHIVSCEGKLYALDKFNGLFSVSIGTDRRTSNPTVSRVERLMGSPRGVLKHSSRYLLESSGTLLLVCRDDTMLEWFSSAGLRSALMDGLELEFEVLKADVERSRWTSIRSVGDDRVLFVGPWCSRVVHATGEHDPIYTAGNRIFFTVDLSAKRYDHRYYGYGTQQEPFYCIVYDMSTQRSELFLEKPVRPLKGFPVTWLFPPTQRQLRD; encoded by the coding sequence ATGTCGTCGCCAACACGGCGCGCCCAAGTTCCCTGGTCGAGCATCCCCACCGAGCTCGCGGGCGTCGTGCTCCGCCGCCTGCCTTGCCATGCCGACCGGGTCCGCTTCGCCGCCGTCTGCAAACAGTGGCGCGCCTCTGCGCGGCAGACCTCTCCGCCCCCGCACTACCCGTGGCTCGCCTTGCCTGACCGGACATTCTATAGCCTGCCGGACTCTGCCTTCCGGCCGCTGCCGCTCCACCTCGACCGCCACCGGCAGCTGCCGCACGCGCAGAGCTCCTGCGGCGAGTGGCTCGTGTTTGAGCGCTACGACGGCGCCTATACGCTGGTCAGCCCCTTCTCCATGTCCACCACCATCCTGCTCCCCGGCCTCTCCGACACGTACGCCCCCAACGTGCCTCTCCTCGTCGCGAACGACCAGCCGGTGCCCGACATGCTGAAGCTCGTCGTGTGCTCTGACGACCTCGTCGCAGCGATCGTCAATGATAACGAGGCATTGACGTATGGCAGCAAGCTTGCCTTGTGCCGGCCAGGGGCGTCCTCGTGGTGGTCCAGCAGACCCGACGAGCTTCGCGTCCTCCAACACATTGTCTCCTGCGAGGGAAAGCTCTACGCCCTCGACAAGTTCAATGGGCTCTTCTCCGTTTCCATCGGCACGGACAGGCGCACCAGCAATCCGACTGTGTCACGGGTCGAGCGCCTCATGGGTAGCCCCCGTGGGGTCCTCAAACACTCGTCACGATACCTGCTTGAATCTAGCGGCACGTTGCTGCTGGTCTGCAGGGACGACACGATGCTCGAGTGGTTCAGCAGCGCCGGCTTGAGGAGTGCGCTCATGGACGGGCTGGAGCTGGAGTTCGAGGTACTCAAGGCGGACGTGGAGAGGTCGCGGTGGACAAGCATAAGGAGCGTGGGCGATGACCGGGTGTTGTTCGTCGGGCCATGGTGCTCCCGAGTTGTTCATGCTACTGGCGAGCATGACCCAATCTACACCGCTGGGAACCGCATCTTCTTCACGGTGGACCTTAGCGCGAAAAGATACGATCATCGATACTACGGCTACGGGACACAACAGGAGCCCTTCTACTGCATCGTCTACGACATGAGCACGCAGCGGTCGGAGTTGTTCCTGGAGAAGCCGGTGCGCCCGTTAAAGGGCTTCCCGGTGACATGGCTTTTCCCTCCAACCCAGCGCCAGCTGCGCGACTAA